Proteins encoded by one window of Psychromonas sp. L1A2:
- a CDS encoding diguanylate cyclase translates to MFQSIKAKVITIFSLAMIIFTCLLLTIVFINERERVLDLELEKSTDISKMHANLLSQEFAQYVAMLQMVSDNPQLKTNDKPFIMQQLQRLMMIGKGNFINAIYVDKNFNLTDVLGHENKVTNPLFVHGEQWRGKEYNITVLMQSQFEKKPVIIVAVPILNNQQEWIGSIAVAVPISALTKKLSPIKLTKQSYAWLVDSNNLIVSHPSEKLVLKSTLSTEESKSYPGFYKIVKQINLQDHGYGRYMDAAINESKIVTFSKVDYLPGWTLFVTTKESEIFIAIYQILYNILIISSILMAVFLIFISQLSNSVTRPIIKLTKEIKVAVSSKNHDFEGVNSKDEIGQLSKAFKGSFKKIRSHTEHLEKVVNERTEEISTKNALLSEQNDKLEELVSKDPLTHLYNRRAFMSLLDKELARAKRHGATITLAILDIDHFKKVNDTFGHNEGDQVLCWFANELVNNMRTEDLICRWGGEEFVILLWEASADGAFNRMDQIREKISKIQLDTVGQITFSTGMVTMKEGEEFKDWLHRADDALYKAKATGRNRIVKN, encoded by the coding sequence ATGTTTCAAAGTATTAAAGCAAAAGTAATTACTATTTTTTCTCTCGCGATGATTATCTTTACCTGCCTCCTTCTAACGATTGTTTTTATTAATGAGCGTGAACGAGTGCTAGATCTCGAATTGGAAAAATCGACTGACATCTCAAAAATGCATGCTAACTTACTCAGTCAAGAGTTTGCTCAGTATGTTGCTATGTTGCAAATGGTTAGCGATAACCCTCAATTAAAAACTAATGATAAACCCTTTATTATGCAGCAGCTACAAAGGCTGATGATGATAGGCAAAGGAAATTTCATTAATGCTATTTATGTTGATAAAAACTTTAATTTAACCGATGTGTTAGGACATGAAAATAAAGTAACTAATCCTTTGTTCGTGCATGGAGAGCAGTGGCGAGGAAAAGAGTATAATATTACAGTACTCATGCAGAGTCAGTTTGAAAAAAAACCTGTAATAATAGTGGCTGTTCCTATCCTAAATAATCAACAAGAGTGGATAGGTAGTATTGCCGTTGCTGTGCCTATATCGGCTTTAACTAAAAAATTGTCACCGATTAAACTCACAAAGCAGAGTTATGCTTGGCTGGTGGATTCAAACAATTTAATTGTTTCACACCCCTCTGAAAAGCTTGTATTGAAAAGCACACTTTCAACTGAAGAAAGTAAAAGTTATCCTGGTTTTTATAAAATAGTAAAACAAATTAATTTACAAGATCATGGTTATGGTCGTTATATGGATGCTGCCATTAATGAGTCTAAAATTGTGACATTTTCTAAAGTCGACTACTTACCAGGTTGGACACTATTTGTGACGACAAAAGAGTCTGAAATCTTTATCGCTATCTATCAAATCTTATATAACATATTAATTATTTCATCTATTTTAATGGCGGTATTTTTAATTTTTATTAGCCAACTATCTAATAGTGTAACAAGGCCCATTATTAAATTAACTAAAGAGATAAAAGTAGCGGTTAGCAGTAAAAATCATGACTTTGAAGGGGTTAATTCTAAAGATGAAATTGGCCAATTATCCAAAGCTTTCAAAGGTAGCTTTAAAAAAATTCGTTCACACACAGAACATTTAGAAAAAGTAGTGAATGAACGTACAGAAGAAATATCCACTAAGAACGCTTTGTTGAGTGAACAAAATGACAAATTGGAAGAACTTGTTTCTAAAGATCCTTTAACTCATCTTTACAATCGTCGAGCTTTCATGTCTTTACTTGATAAAGAGCTTGCTAGAGCGAAGAGACATGGTGCAACTATCACGCTAGCTATTCTAGATATTGACCATTTTAAGAAAGTAAACGATACCTTTGGCCATAACGAGGGTGACCAAGTTTTGTGTTGGTTTGCTAATGAACTCGTTAATAATATGCGTACAGAAGACCTCATATGCCGTTGGGGAGGCGAAGAATTTGTTATCTTATTATGGGAAGCAAGTGCTGATGGTGCGTTTAATAGGATGGATCAGATACGAGAAAAAATCTCAAAAATTCAGTTAGATACAGTTGGTCAAATCACTTTTAGTACTGGCATGGTAACCATGAAAGAAGGTGAGGAGTTTAAAGACTGGCTACACAGAGCTGACGATGCACTATATAAAGCCAAAGCAACGGGAAGAAATCGTATAGTAAAAAATTAA
- a CDS encoding DUF2750 domain-containing protein — protein sequence MSDLSPSRIKEILKFDQQQRFQYLCKEVNKQKQIWLLIDEHGCVMLNTEDEDCVPVWPNKEFAEEWATEEWSHCKAEAISLDKWSERWTRGLEDDELSIVVFPDKDLNGLIFFPDEFEHEIKLQAKK from the coding sequence ATGAGTGACTTATCCCCATCACGTATTAAAGAAATTTTAAAGTTTGACCAACAGCAACGCTTTCAATATTTATGTAAAGAAGTTAATAAACAGAAACAGATTTGGTTATTAATCGATGAACACGGCTGTGTCATGTTGAATACGGAAGATGAAGATTGTGTTCCTGTATGGCCTAATAAAGAGTTTGCTGAAGAGTGGGCAACTGAAGAATGGTCGCACTGTAAAGCAGAGGCTATCAGCTTAGATAAATGGTCTGAGCGTTGGACACGAGGACTAGAAGACGATGAATTATCAATAGTGGTATTCCCAGATAAAGATCTTAATGGTTTAATCTTCTTTCCGGACGAATTTGAACATGAAATAAAGCTACAAGCTAAAAAGTAA
- a CDS encoding DUF1007 family protein, with translation MNKVFILLQPNWFSKISFIFTLLFPLTLSAHPHAWVDTNTYIDSNETHITALHMTWTFDAETSTYMLQGEDISPEKIDQTLQRLAESVVGNMYNEHYFTYLYDGNEPVRYKEANHPQLIQDGNKLVLSFELPLSNPIAFNNKKFKLYIYDETYFVDMSWLDKSNIQLSEQLTAKCAGKLVAPKASDELRAYTLSLASDVAPDNTIGQLFSQKYQLHCP, from the coding sequence ATGAACAAAGTATTTATTTTATTACAACCAAATTGGTTTTCAAAAATAAGTTTCATTTTTACATTACTGTTTCCTCTTACACTATCTGCACATCCTCATGCATGGGTGGATACCAATACTTATATCGATAGTAATGAAACACATATTACCGCTTTACACATGACTTGGACTTTTGATGCTGAAACATCAACCTACATGTTACAAGGTGAGGATATTAGCCCTGAAAAAATTGACCAAACACTACAAAGGCTAGCAGAAAGTGTGGTGGGTAATATGTATAACGAACATTATTTTACATACTTGTATGACGGAAATGAGCCTGTTCGTTATAAAGAAGCTAATCATCCACAACTGATCCAAGATGGCAATAAACTAGTACTCAGTTTTGAATTACCCTTATCGAACCCAATTGCCTTTAACAATAAAAAATTCAAACTCTATATCTACGATGAAACGTATTTTGTTGATATGTCTTGGTTAGACAAAAGTAATATTCAATTATCCGAACAATTAACCGCAAAATGTGCCGGTAAATTAGTTGCACCTAAAGCATCAGATGAGCTCCGTGCTTACACTTTATCTTTAGCAAGTGACGTAGCACCCGATAATACAATCGGGCAACTGTTCTCTCAAAAATATCAGCTACACTGTCCATAA
- a CDS encoding L-serine ammonia-lyase gives MLSIFDIYKIGIGPSSSHTSGPMLAAYLFATANKEAITRITKIKIQLYGSLSLTGKGHHTDRALMLGLMGFKPDTVKTNTANLLLKSISETKTLPFLNQHAIAFDPEIDIEFLRESLPLHENGMRLIAYQDEQEIDAHTYYSTGGGFISTAEELLNPIKTPKNSVPLPFNSAETLLNQADQNGLSIGGLVLRNELSFCTEQQLDETTTKIWKVINLCLERGLQTEGILEGGLQVTRRAPALFKTLKASEGIDNDPMSILDWVNLYAFAISEENASGGQVVTSPTNGAAGVIPSVLMYYNKYIREIDNTQLKDFLAVSAAIGMLYKMNASISGAEVGCQGEIGVSSSMAAAGLTAIRGGSNEQICIAAEIAMEHSLGMTCDPIGGLVQIPCIERNAMGAMKAINASRMALKRNSKSLISLDKVIATMYQTGKDMNKKYRETSQGGLAIIHMAPPCE, from the coding sequence ATGCTTTCTATCTTCGATATTTATAAAATTGGCATTGGCCCTTCAAGCTCGCATACTAGCGGTCCAATGTTAGCCGCTTATTTATTTGCGACTGCTAATAAAGAGGCTATTACCCGTATTACCAAGATAAAAATTCAATTATACGGTTCCTTATCATTAACTGGTAAAGGGCATCATACAGACCGAGCATTGATGTTAGGCTTAATGGGGTTTAAACCCGATACCGTTAAAACTAATACGGCTAATTTATTATTAAAATCGATATCAGAAACAAAAACACTGCCTTTTTTAAATCAACACGCTATCGCGTTTGATCCAGAAATCGATATCGAATTTCTTAGAGAAAGTTTACCTCTACATGAAAATGGCATGCGCTTAATTGCTTATCAAGACGAACAAGAAATAGATGCCCATACCTACTACTCTACTGGCGGCGGTTTTATCAGTACTGCAGAAGAATTGTTAAATCCAATTAAAACACCTAAAAACAGTGTTCCGCTTCCATTTAACTCAGCTGAAACCTTATTAAATCAAGCAGACCAAAACGGTTTAAGTATTGGTGGTTTAGTATTAAGAAACGAATTAAGTTTTTGTACTGAACAACAGCTTGATGAAACAACCACTAAAATATGGAAAGTAATAAATCTATGCTTGGAGCGTGGTTTACAGACAGAGGGTATTTTAGAGGGCGGATTACAAGTTACACGTCGTGCACCAGCTTTATTCAAAACATTAAAAGCGAGTGAAGGAATTGATAATGATCCAATGAGCATTTTAGATTGGGTCAACTTATACGCATTTGCAATTAGCGAAGAGAATGCATCAGGAGGACAGGTTGTCACCTCGCCAACTAATGGTGCAGCAGGCGTTATTCCCTCAGTATTGATGTATTACAACAAATACATCCGTGAAATAGATAATACTCAATTAAAAGATTTTTTAGCGGTATCTGCAGCCATTGGTATGTTGTATAAAATGAATGCATCAATTTCAGGTGCGGAAGTTGGTTGTCAGGGGGAAATAGGCGTTTCTTCATCGATGGCGGCTGCAGGTTTAACGGCTATTCGTGGTGGTAGTAATGAGCAAATATGTATTGCCGCAGAAATAGCAATGGAGCATTCACTCGGGATGACCTGTGACCCTATTGGTGGATTAGTACAAATCCCTTGTATAGAGCGAAATGCAATGGGCGCAATGAAAGCAATCAACGCCTCTAGAATGGCCTTGAAACGAAACAGTAAATCACTGATCTCATTAGATAAAGTAATAGCGACTATGTACCAAACAGGAAAGGATATGAACAAAAAATATCGAGAAACTTCACAGGGAGGTTTGGCCATTATTCATATGGCGCCACCTTGCGAGTAA
- a CDS encoding FKBP-type peptidyl-prolyl cis-trans isomerase: MVKFILIAAILIVAFFIFQSMNAGKSAPENIAKGDVFLAENATKEGVKTTDSGMQYVVLEKGEGTEHPTATSNVQVHYHGTLIDGTVFDSSVARGKPISFGLNQVIPGWTEGVQLMVEGDKFRFYIPSKLAYGNRNAGKITAGSLLIFEVELLKINK; this comes from the coding sequence ATGGTCAAATTTATTTTAATAGCAGCAATTTTAATCGTCGCATTTTTTATTTTCCAATCTATGAATGCAGGTAAAAGTGCGCCGGAAAATATTGCAAAAGGCGACGTTTTTTTAGCTGAAAATGCAACGAAAGAGGGCGTAAAAACTACTGACTCAGGTATGCAATATGTGGTTTTAGAAAAAGGTGAAGGTACTGAGCACCCAACTGCAACAAGTAACGTACAAGTGCATTATCACGGTACATTAATAGATGGCACTGTATTTGATAGTTCAGTTGCTCGTGGTAAGCCAATCTCTTTTGGTTTGAACCAAGTTATTCCTGGTTGGACTGAGGGTGTTCAACTAATGGTAGAAGGGGATAAGTTTCGTTTCTACATTCCAAGTAAGCTAGCTTATGGTAATCGTAATGCAGGTAAAATAACGGCAGGTTCATTGTTGATTTTCGAAGTTGAGTTATTAAAAATCAATAAGTAA
- a CDS encoding multidrug efflux RND transporter permease subunit, with protein sequence MWLSDVSVKRPVMAIVLSLLLCVFGIVSFEKLAVREMPDVESPVVSITTRYEGASATIMESQVTSVIEDQVTGISGIDEVDSVTRNGMSRITVTFDIGWDLTEGVSDIRDAVAKAEGALPDEADEPIVSKDDGSGEPSMYINLKSSTMDRTQLTDYAERALTDRFSLITGVSSVNVTGGLYKVMYVKLQPDMMAGRSVTVSDIISALESENVESPGGEVRNDTTVMSVRTARLYAEPQDFDYLVVRTANDGTPIYLKDVAKVYVGAENENSAFKNNGIVNLSLGIITQTDANPLEVAKSVRKEVDNIQQFLPDNTDLVLNYDSTVFIERSIDEVYSTLMITGGLVVLVLYIFIGQARATIIPAITVPVSLVSSFIAAYYFGFSINLITLMALILSIGLVVDDAIVVVENIFHHLEKGEKPLMAAYKGTREVGFAVIATTLVLVMVFLPISFMDGMVGLLFTEFSVLLAMSVIFSSFIALTLTPVLASKMLKEHQQQNRFNRWVDKQFNRLENVYRRGLNCAMKLRLAAPLVILGCIAGSYFLMQQVPSQLAPKEDRGVIFAFVKGAEGTSFNRMSANMDLVQERLMPLLGQGVIKSFSTQAPAFGGNAGDQTGFVIMVLEDWNDRTVSATQALGLVNKALKNLPDIRVRPLLPGFRGGSSDQVEFVLGGSDYKELEKYAELLRQQAEADGMVVGGDLDYSEKTPELVVTLDKERAAELGISLDDISETLEVMLGGSSETTYVERGEEYDVYLRGDENSFNNVSDLSQIYMRTRGGDLITLDTLADIEEVASANRLSHYNKQKSITLGGSAAEGKSLGEVLDYLDAKAIELFPSDITISYTGESKEYKENRSSVFIVFGLALLVAYLVLAAQFESFINPLVVMLTVPMGVLGGFIGMVVMQQGLNIYSQIGMIMLIGMVTKNGILIVEFANQLRDKGHALEVAIIDASARRLRPILMTAFTTLAGSIPLIMSNGAGSESRISVGTVVFFGMAFATVVTLFVIPAMYRLISGGTHSPGHVEKLLNEELRASEEKTATSSD encoded by the coding sequence ATGTGGTTATCCGATGTGTCTGTAAAACGGCCCGTAATGGCAATAGTATTAAGTCTATTGCTTTGTGTTTTTGGGATAGTTTCATTTGAAAAGCTCGCTGTACGAGAGATGCCCGATGTTGAAAGCCCTGTTGTCTCAATCACCACTCGTTATGAAGGGGCGAGTGCAACGATCATGGAAAGCCAAGTTACTTCTGTTATTGAAGACCAAGTAACCGGAATCAGTGGCATCGATGAAGTTGATTCTGTTACGCGTAATGGCATGTCTCGTATCACCGTTACCTTTGATATTGGCTGGGACTTAACAGAAGGTGTCAGTGACATACGTGATGCAGTGGCAAAAGCGGAAGGGGCGTTACCCGATGAGGCAGATGAACCTATTGTGTCTAAAGATGATGGTTCTGGTGAACCTTCCATGTATATCAATCTTAAATCTTCAACCATGGATAGGACGCAACTCACCGACTATGCAGAACGTGCTTTAACCGACAGATTTAGCTTAATAACGGGTGTTAGTTCAGTTAACGTTACTGGTGGTTTATACAAAGTAATGTACGTTAAGTTACAGCCCGATATGATGGCGGGACGTTCGGTGACGGTCAGTGACATTATTTCAGCATTAGAGTCTGAAAATGTTGAAAGTCCTGGTGGTGAAGTGCGAAATGATACGACGGTGATGTCAGTTCGAACGGCTCGTTTGTATGCCGAACCTCAAGACTTTGATTATTTAGTGGTCCGTACCGCTAATGACGGTACGCCAATCTATTTAAAAGATGTTGCTAAAGTTTATGTTGGTGCAGAAAATGAAAACTCTGCTTTTAAAAATAATGGTATTGTAAATCTAAGCTTAGGTATTATTACACAAACAGATGCTAACCCACTGGAGGTCGCCAAGTCAGTCCGTAAAGAAGTGGATAATATCCAACAGTTTTTACCTGATAATACTGATTTAGTTTTAAATTATGACTCTACGGTATTCATTGAGCGTTCTATTGATGAGGTTTATAGCACTTTAATGATAACGGGTGGTTTAGTTGTCTTGGTTTTGTATATTTTCATCGGCCAAGCTAGAGCGACTATTATTCCTGCTATTACTGTTCCTGTTTCATTAGTTTCTTCTTTTATTGCTGCTTATTATTTTGGTTTCTCAATTAATCTCATTACTTTAATGGCGCTTATTTTATCGATCGGTTTGGTGGTCGATGATGCGATTGTTGTTGTTGAGAATATTTTCCATCACTTGGAAAAAGGTGAAAAGCCATTAATGGCTGCCTATAAAGGGACTAGAGAAGTTGGCTTTGCCGTTATTGCCACAACCTTAGTATTAGTAATGGTCTTTTTACCTATCTCCTTTATGGACGGTATGGTGGGACTATTATTTACTGAGTTTTCTGTGTTATTGGCCATGTCTGTTATTTTCTCTTCATTTATCGCATTAACCTTAACGCCAGTACTTGCTAGTAAAATGCTGAAAGAGCATCAACAACAGAATCGTTTTAATCGTTGGGTTGATAAGCAGTTTAACCGTTTAGAGAATGTTTACCGCCGTGGTTTAAATTGTGCAATGAAATTGCGTTTAGCGGCGCCGTTAGTCATTCTTGGTTGTATTGCAGGTAGTTATTTCTTGATGCAACAAGTGCCTTCTCAACTTGCACCTAAAGAAGATAGAGGGGTGATTTTCGCTTTCGTAAAAGGCGCTGAAGGAACCAGCTTTAACCGTATGTCTGCGAATATGGATCTTGTACAAGAGCGTTTAATGCCTTTATTAGGACAGGGCGTTATTAAATCATTTAGTACTCAAGCGCCTGCTTTTGGTGGTAATGCTGGTGACCAAACAGGTTTTGTTATCATGGTATTGGAAGATTGGAATGATAGAACTGTTTCTGCTACTCAAGCGCTAGGACTGGTGAATAAAGCGTTAAAAAACTTACCTGACATCCGTGTTCGCCCTTTATTACCTGGATTCCGAGGTGGATCGAGCGACCAAGTTGAGTTTGTATTAGGCGGTTCAGATTACAAAGAGTTAGAAAAGTATGCTGAATTGTTAAGGCAACAGGCTGAAGCTGATGGCATGGTTGTTGGTGGTGACCTTGATTACTCGGAAAAAACACCTGAGCTGGTGGTGACCTTAGACAAAGAACGTGCTGCTGAGTTAGGCATTAGTTTGGATGATATTTCTGAAACATTAGAAGTGATGTTAGGCGGAAGTAGTGAAACGACTTATGTTGAACGTGGCGAAGAATATGATGTTTATTTACGAGGTGATGAAAATAGCTTTAATAATGTGAGCGACCTAAGTCAGATTTATATGCGCACAAGAGGCGGTGATCTGATTACTTTAGATACATTGGCAGATATTGAAGAGGTCGCATCAGCAAATAGGTTGTCGCATTACAATAAACAAAAATCGATTACTTTGGGCGGCAGTGCTGCGGAAGGTAAATCATTAGGTGAGGTATTAGATTATTTAGATGCTAAAGCCATTGAGTTATTTCCAAGTGATATCACTATTTCTTATACTGGCGAATCAAAAGAGTATAAAGAAAATCGGAGCAGTGTATTCATTGTATTTGGTTTAGCTTTACTGGTGGCTTATTTAGTATTAGCCGCGCAATTTGAAAGTTTCATCAATCCATTAGTGGTTATGCTTACTGTTCCTATGGGGGTATTAGGCGGCTTTATTGGCATGGTTGTGATGCAACAAGGGCTTAATATTTATAGTCAAATTGGTATGATCATGCTAATTGGTATGGTGACTAAGAACGGTATTTTGATTGTTGAATTTGCTAACCAATTACGTGACAAGGGCCATGCGTTAGAAGTGGCAATTATTGATGCTTCTGCACGTCGTTTACGCCCAATATTAATGACAGCGTTTACTACTTTAGCTGGGTCTATCCCATTAATTATGTCTAATGGTGCAGGTTCTGAAAGTCGTATTTCTGTGGGGACAGTGGTGTTTTTCGGAATGGCTTTTGCTACGGTGGTCACGTTATTTGTTATTCCTGCCATGTATCGATTGATATCAGGTGGAACCCATTCACCGGGTCATGTAGAAAAGCTACTTAATGAAGAGTTACGAGCAAGCGAAGAGAAAACAGCAACCTCTAGTGATTAA
- a CDS encoding efflux RND transporter periplasmic adaptor subunit translates to MNKLNTVFMLTSLLLSSFSHSVFAAPAVSVKSEIVDTHEVTQSLSLIGKLQAKQYVSIASEVAAKVTKIAVEANQKVKKGQLLISLDNAGANALLAEAKAYLANEQRTLKDYQRLIKKQAITQTELDAQLSSVAIGKARLLAAQVFVDNHRIVAPFEGTIGLLDFSEGKNVSIGETLLTLDNLSQMTLDLPVPERYLSQIEVGMDVSATTRAWGDKTFTGKVMAIDSRINPDTLNLRVRLLFDNTSQQLKPGMLLSARLDFKAVNEPIIAVQSIEYSGTKRFVYVVTVDNKVERREVELGARIKDQAIIESGLKVGERIVVQGLVNMRDGLTVNDLSTTKETADTTAKLNKPKKKDSK, encoded by the coding sequence ATGAATAAATTAAATACTGTTTTTATGTTAACTAGTTTATTGCTGAGTTCGTTTAGCCATTCTGTTTTTGCTGCTCCTGCTGTTTCCGTCAAAAGTGAGATAGTTGATACACATGAAGTCACTCAGTCTTTGTCTTTGATTGGTAAGTTACAGGCGAAACAATACGTCAGTATTGCATCTGAAGTGGCAGCGAAAGTGACAAAAATTGCAGTGGAGGCCAATCAAAAAGTCAAAAAAGGCCAACTATTGATTAGTTTAGATAATGCCGGTGCTAATGCATTATTGGCAGAAGCTAAAGCTTATTTAGCGAATGAACAAAGAACATTAAAAGATTACCAACGTCTTATTAAAAAACAAGCGATTACACAGACCGAGTTAGATGCTCAATTATCATCGGTAGCAATTGGTAAGGCGCGTTTATTAGCGGCTCAAGTGTTTGTGGATAATCATCGCATTGTTGCTCCTTTTGAAGGCACGATAGGGCTACTTGATTTTAGTGAAGGGAAGAATGTTTCAATTGGTGAAACCTTATTAACATTAGATAACCTATCACAAATGACTTTAGATCTTCCTGTACCTGAACGTTACTTATCTCAAATTGAAGTTGGGATGGATGTTTCAGCAACCACCCGTGCTTGGGGTGATAAAACCTTTACGGGTAAAGTTATGGCGATCGATTCTCGTATTAATCCTGATACATTAAACCTTCGAGTACGTTTGTTGTTTGACAATACAAGTCAGCAATTAAAACCAGGTATGTTGTTGTCTGCACGTCTTGATTTTAAAGCGGTTAATGAACCTATTATTGCAGTGCAATCTATAGAGTATTCAGGTACTAAACGTTTTGTTTATGTAGTAACGGTCGATAATAAAGTAGAACGGAGAGAAGTTGAATTAGGTGCTCGAATTAAAGACCAAGCTATCATCGAATCAGGTTTAAAAGTTGGTGAGCGTATCGTCGTACAAGGGTTAGTTAATATGCGTGATGGATTAACGGTTAACGACCTAAGTACCACTAAAGAAACTGCTGATACAACAGCAAAATTGAATAAACCTAAGAAAAAGGATAGCAAATAA
- a CDS encoding antibiotic biosynthesis monooxygenase family protein, with protein MVVVLFRWEINPVHEKVFKEGWTELVQRNIEKYGALGSRLHKTKDNQWVSYSQWISEEHYLKAQGLEDKHEGARSKMLTAIISAAEPLVLVPVLDHLISSKL; from the coding sequence ATGGTCGTCGTATTATTTCGCTGGGAAATAAACCCAGTACATGAAAAAGTATTTAAAGAGGGTTGGACTGAATTAGTACAACGTAATATTGAAAAATATGGCGCACTAGGATCTCGATTACATAAAACAAAAGATAATCAATGGGTTTCCTATAGCCAATGGATAAGTGAAGAACATTATCTAAAAGCACAAGGGTTGGAAGACAAACATGAAGGGGCAAGATCTAAAATGCTCACTGCTATTATCAGTGCCGCAGAGCCTTTGGTTCTCGTTCCTGTATTAGACCATTTAATATCCAGTAAACTCTAA
- a CDS encoding NAD(P)H-dependent oxidoreductase has translation MHEQIINDLETRYTAKKYDATKKVSQQDLEVLYQALRLSPSSINSQPWKFIVIESDAAKQRMVDSFANKFQFNQHHILACSHIILFAHNPAYTRADYEKVVDQGIVDNRTKLEDKEKAFGSYSFADINTDEKGNNENWTKSQVYLALGNAMHTLARLKVDSTPMEGVDSELIGDIFYDELGDYQCHVALAIGYHHPSEDYNFSLPKTRLTMDKVLKVI, from the coding sequence ATACATGAGCAAATTATTAATGATTTAGAAACGCGTTACACGGCTAAAAAATATGATGCAACTAAAAAAGTATCTCAGCAAGATTTAGAGGTTTTGTACCAAGCATTGCGCCTTTCTCCTTCGTCAATAAACTCTCAACCTTGGAAGTTTATTGTTATTGAAAGTGATGCAGCAAAACAGAGAATGGTTGATTCTTTTGCTAATAAATTCCAGTTTAATCAGCATCATATTTTAGCTTGTTCACATATTATCTTATTTGCACATAACCCTGCTTACACTCGTGCTGACTATGAAAAAGTAGTCGACCAAGGCATTGTGGATAATCGCACTAAATTGGAAGATAAAGAAAAAGCATTTGGTAGTTATTCTTTTGCTGATATTAATACTGATGAGAAAGGGAATAATGAGAATTGGACTAAGTCTCAAGTTTACCTTGCATTAGGTAATGCTATGCATACATTAGCGCGCTTGAAAGTCGATTCAACACCAATGGAAGGCGTTGATAGTGAGTTAATTGGTGACATTTTTTACGATGAACTAGGTGATTATCAATGTCATGTTGCATTAGCGATTGGTTACCATCATCCGTCAGAAGATTATAATTTTTCTCTGCCTAAAACGCGTTTAACAATGGATAAAGTACTCAAGGTTATTTAA
- a CDS encoding LysR family transcriptional regulator, translated as MYHLNDLKLAIRIADLQNISAASRELNLTPAAASAALKRLEQRLNCQLFIRSTRTMQLTEEGHLFIESSREAINILELASNTLNNNNDQLSGDLGLSMPSDLGRNIVSAWIDEFLASAPSLTLTLYLSDHMSDLMDQKIQLALRYGHLSDSVLKRRYLTSSPRYVVASPTYIKEFGQPNSPAELQQHKLLSWNLGSKHLQQWTFIKDNQRIQIPISPIKTTNDGALLRQWAIAGHGIAYKSWIDIAEDVEQGRLKVLLTDYLTEDIPLQLVYLQTDYPRKQLRMVIDFLQHKFSEFSKRYPPP; from the coding sequence ATGTATCACTTAAACGATCTCAAATTAGCCATCAGAATTGCCGATTTACAAAATATATCAGCAGCCAGTCGTGAGCTTAATTTAACACCTGCCGCCGCAAGTGCTGCATTAAAGCGTCTTGAACAAAGGTTAAATTGCCAATTATTTATTCGCTCTACACGTACTATGCAATTGACCGAGGAAGGCCATTTATTTATTGAAAGTAGCCGAGAAGCGATCAATATATTAGAGCTAGCCAGTAATACCTTGAACAATAACAACGACCAACTAAGTGGTGATTTAGGGTTAAGCATGCCCTCAGATTTAGGCAGAAATATTGTTAGTGCTTGGATAGATGAATTTTTAGCCTCAGCCCCTTCCTTAACGCTTACCTTATATTTAAGCGATCATATGAGTGATTTAATGGATCAAAAAATTCAGCTCGCTCTTCGCTATGGTCATTTATCAGATTCCGTCCTTAAACGTCGTTACTTAACGTCGTCGCCTCGTTATGTAGTGGCTTCCCCAACTTATATTAAAGAGTTCGGTCAACCTAATAGCCCTGCAGAACTTCAACAACATAAATTATTAAGTTGGAATTTAGGTAGCAAACACCTTCAACAATGGACATTTATTAAAGATAATCAGCGTATACAAATACCTATTTCTCCAATCAAAACGACCAATGATGGGGCTTTATTAAGACAATGGGCGATCGCAGGACATGGTATTGCCTATAAAAGTTGGATAGATATTGCGGAAGATGTAGAGCAAGGACGCTTGAAGGTACTATTAACAGATTACTTAACTGAAGATATTCCCTTGCAGTTAGTTTATTTACAAACAGATTACCCTAGGAAACAGTTACGTATGGTCATTGATTTTTTACAACATAAATTCAGTGAGTTTAGTAAACGATATCCACCCCCTTAA